A region from the Prochlorococcus sp. MIT 0603 genome encodes:
- a CDS encoding photosystem I assembly protein Ycf3 yields MPSSNNKDNFLDKAFTVIAEGIVKFMPIAAKEKQAYIYYREGFAAQNNGDYSEALENYEESLKLEENSIDRGETLKNMAIIYMSNGDEEKALSTYIKALDENPKQPSCLKNMGLIYEKRGRSLQQEGKQDESDIWFDKAAEVWSKAVRLYPGGYLDIENWLKTTGRSKIDVYL; encoded by the coding sequence GTGCCTAGTAGTAATAACAAAGACAATTTTCTTGATAAGGCATTCACTGTAATTGCTGAAGGCATCGTGAAGTTTATGCCTATTGCCGCAAAGGAAAAGCAAGCCTACATATATTACAGAGAAGGTTTTGCAGCTCAAAATAATGGTGACTATTCAGAGGCACTTGAAAATTATGAAGAGAGTCTCAAGCTCGAGGAAAATTCAATTGATAGAGGTGAAACATTGAAAAATATGGCAATTATCTATATGAGCAATGGGGATGAAGAAAAAGCACTGAGTACTTATATTAAGGCATTAGATGAAAATCCTAAGCAACCTTCATGTCTTAAAAATATGGGATTAATATATGAAAAACGCGGTAGGTCTTTGCAGCAGGAAGGAAAGCAAGATGAGAGTGATATTTGGTTTGATAAAGCAGCTGAGGTTTGGTCTAAGGCTGTAAGGCTCTATCCAGGTGGGTATTTAGATATTGAAAATTGGTTAAAGACAACTGGCAGAAGTAAAATAGATGTTTATTTGTAA